In Acanthopagrus latus isolate v.2019 chromosome 16, fAcaLat1.1, whole genome shotgun sequence, one DNA window encodes the following:
- the si:ch73-242m19.1 gene encoding uncharacterized protein si:ch73-242m19.1 isoform X4, translating into MCDVYRVEQMEAELSQQLSALQAEIEENGFPRREAPSRCYSSVSPPKDVSFFRVEREHALRRGLQVSEALPVQSQADIVQRELDSCLSLEYTPDSLPPLLHQFFTDRSYHLAQIKYLLMLRWRRFCRHSGVIETLYPHYKDQVSYLTREYEDAVQRARRLSASRDNILTGRGNAASLLAQDDVVIYLRWLVCHLHSVHTVHNFLRVLHYIPACEREEEAQSKVDEGTSHAAGVPGPADTVPLHTVHLEEFLPELQALIAHFHLPHDPQNLRTTADEMELFSTVWREFRTVFRQQEQMKTFPQYDGSEVKQSQWGRTSAGLAVRKEADWIPFIQVNPKRDPWQQKLLMKLKEKKSVDELLKMHSRFLQVPDLLCVASALKAQAAHVADLQPAPTSSSLSRGSETRRHKTAEIWTSIYSAVSLAQETHQRSTGSGGRGGHEKESLKSQTKESYSFEDTLQLLGLDESLEDRRSDPVVTRGAYLSLIYLRHLKLRQLQRVSLGLLNYLRSLERTLTFDLAGLQLEEGELCSTAEETGWMNAARGGGGEAGGLGSLQFSHNTPVDCKVHCSEFMQFAEVENLHDFYSVEGRFVHTQDQRGFYVVYDVALQDLEELEKQILLVGSRFIQRNTVKKMRGTEAADVRAWAGSEVDRVAVLLDLWTCETEFLESKVQLLNCYYEAYQHAAGTEERFQLARVVTDIMHSRPQLDLDQDYLVQAYRAEIDCLRSHRQLIRGVLDNQIDSQRQYLQRIWRDDHRGSVQDFGRPPNYVPKHPVSLGGSSPALMNVFLLEVHPSLCLASAVYHSLIQAHTEICQLHRAASISDKLALRQRLLQQALQSWNTLASPGASYSSQIQKDLFSDVFFEDPVSVQNVGLSLVRSAEETDMMQGREKQLYAVETFSKLLELVTIRHRLLEAASETAHLAQLYRNVASELGFDDFHLHLRPVQFEVAEQKDKVEQRPVFITAILEDDSCVDRFSPSHLPLSIQELDENQIGRFSFSSEEAVVHLLNRHSVENLQVTLACQVAQKNALISAVKLVCLCRRAESVTPSAERDAALHPDKDLKIDYKCESGADKQREKSDSSPSEGSARTPTTTRERLMEAFVSIQLEKVGLRDEMLNSFMKKKRAAGGLIRTPEEAAAIKRRLVVDFLKTFSAQISQYSVRAQIVAYYFSLSSLLDDVPSVRQSHFMIGKAGEPKVSLDSGADLCPDPRTFQRRPQQLLSADGKTLLNLWFIPHFSQVLHMFKTLSVSACSAALHHTLQIVSALHDITYYLVSFSRLGNTGEDVPGSLAADWGGTQGIRSELLEIQRQVDRLSAPSSPECVGRLLQLRRQVLLLQFDAAVRHLIREAFLSSGDVASYQSVSDNMAAALPLLSDSIQPDVFSLTLPVPPPLEARGHQAQRMYPWRSFMACQGLFPLSVWDVPPIEDCMQVQHLLCLSGLSERSRLQANAAMLGVSLLMEDVLNGGGEAEPVRLHGNGDDLLHDGKPNERDELCLEAEEEDEGVSDSMSPLRDPIRVQSVLKGFLLLLKQLQVFKESWARRRLAVQMFRTSSLYQQFVKLYRAEIFHPSMRALAQHLGTEQDYELLLSGSQSLLSPPGASELDVKTWQLHKLLESCECDMIRATQRRINRELTLVVSERTRQDSGLPTELWKKAPLKYSLSPERPQIVETFIQQLMEGAEEAEGQLMVPHDRLQRSLTQLGCSLMERERRSFLLYSQFYEQILQQETQLLRQREQDLKNCTNSKTSNAHNEVAAVCRGLMLEVSALQARVAHLEQEKSSLEEKLSLTFKERYDPLVRHLFSTCIQLKARLDQYRRQMEQDVSEMVNRVRGEGVDRIIKLKKTYGCTTDNDGLTLTQVKKEEVHELQLENRRLAALLCKLKALSSWRRLVDQEKLHRQLLQTQQREIISRTEALRVKMTSEEEVVLLQEELEAAREVLARCQAECSSTKRLLSRKTEELQVSRHQSAQEARSRQELDGYRVQRLEQMRADMEDRERQLRELSQQLDRGSRMNQLQRQRSAKEIRQVRGQLQHELSLKHEAFEQVDKLQSQVSDMEAALSRSNSTAGQSRTYYTLSVSRLSTGGPSAGLHRAGRQRSAPQLGSLTNHATLQDFAVEPRHQRAETARSRSTTRIDRPKADPARLRVATAETSLPDL; encoded by the exons ATGTGTGACGTGTACAGAGTGGAGCAGATGGAGGCTgagctgtcacagcagctctcagcACTCCAGGCAGAAATAGAAGAAAATGGATTTCCCCGCAGAGAAGCGCCCTCCAGATGTTACAG ctctgtttcacCTCCAAAGGATGTTTCCTTCTTCCGCGTAGAGAGGGAACACGCACTGAGGAGAGGGCTCCAG GTGTCTGAAGCTTTGCCGGTTCAGTCTCAGGCCGACATCgtgcagagagagctggacagTTGCCTGAGTTTAGAGTACACTCCTGACAGTCTGCCTCCACTGCTGCACCAG TTCTTCACCGACAGATCGTATCACTTGGCTCAGATCAAATATCTGCTCATGCTCAGATGGAGGAGATTCTGCCGCCACAGTGGCGTCATTGAGACGCTTTATCCTCATTACAAG GATCAGGTGTCGTATTTGACGCGTGAGTACGAGGACGCCGTTCAGAGAGCTCGCAGGCTGTCGGCGAGCAGAGATAACATCCTGACCGGCCGAGGAAACGCAGCCAGCCTGCTCGCTCAGGATGACGTGGTCATTTACCTGCGGTGGCTCGTCTGCCATCTGCACTCTGTTCACACTGTTCACAACTTCCTCAGg GTGCTGCACTACATACCAGcatgtgagagagaagaagaggcaCAATCAAAGGTTGATGAGGGAACTTCACATGCTGCTG GTGTTCCAGGGCCGGCTGATACTGTTCCCCTGcacactgttcacctggaggaGTTTCTACCTGAGCTGCAGGCTTTGATCGCCCACTTCCACCTGCCCCACGACCCTCAAAACCTCAGGACCACCGCGGACGAGATGGAGCTGTTCAGCACG gtgtggaGGGAGTTCAGGACGGTGTTCAGACAACAGGAGCAGATGAAGACGTTTCCTCAGTACGACGGGTCGGAGGTCAAACAGAGCCAGTGGGGGAGGACGAGCGCCGGCCTGGCTGTGAGGAAGGAGGCCGACTGGATCCCCTTCATTCAG GTGAATCCCAAACGAGACCCGTGGCAGCAGAAACTCCTCATGAAGctgaaggaaaagaaatctGTGGATGAGCTGCTGAAGATGCACAGCAGGTTCCTGCAG GTCCCTGATCTGCTCTGCGTGGCCTCGGCTCTAAAAGCACAAGCCGCTCACGTCGCTGACTTACAACCTGCACCGACTTCCTCCTCGCTCTCACGAGGCAGCGAGACGAGACGACACAAGACCGCCGAGATCTGGACGAGTATTTACAGCGCCGTCTCTCTCGCTCAG GAAACACACCAGCGGTCAACCGGATCCGGAGGCAGAGGAGGTCACGAGAAGGAGAGCTTGAAGAGTCAAACCAAAGAAAG CTACTCTTTCGAGGacaccctgcagctgctgggtcTGGATGAAAGTTTAGAAGACAGACGCTCTGATCCCGTCGTGACCAGAGGAGCCTACCTGTCTCTGATCTACCTGCGTCATCTCAAACTCAGACAGCTGCAG CGCGTTTCTCTCGGGCTGCTGAACTACCTGCGTTCTCTGGAGaggactttgacctttgacctggcgggtctgcagctggaggaaggagagctgTGCAGCACGGCGGAGGAAACAGGCTGGATGAACGCAgctagaggaggaggaggagaggcgggaGGTCTCGGCTCGCTCCAGTTCAGCCACAACACTCCTGTCGACTGTAAG GTCCATTGCTCAGAGTTCATGCAGTTTGCTGAGGTGGAGAACCTTCATGATTTCTACAGTGTTGAAGGCCGGTTCGTCCACACTCAGGACCAGAGAGGTTTCTACGTCGTGTACGATGTCGCTCTGCAggacctggaggagctggagaagcagATTCTTCTAGTCGGCTCACGTTTCATCCAGAGGAACACCGTTAAAAAGATGAGAGGCACAGAGGCAGCAGACGTCCGGGCCTGGGCCGGGTCAGAGGTCGACCGTGTCGCGGTGCTCCTCGACCTGTGGACATGTGAGACTGAGTTTTTGGAGAGCAAAGTCCAG CTCTTGAACTGTTACTACGAGGCGTACCAGCACGCAGCAGGGACGGAGGAGAGGTTTCAGTTGGCTCGAGTTGTTACCGACATCATGCACAGTCGGCCACAactggacctggaccaggatTACTTGGTTCAGGCCTACAGGGCCGAGATAGACTGCCTGAGAAGCCACCGGCAGCTGATCAGAGGCGTTTTGGACAATCAG ATCGACTCACAGCGGCAGTACCTCCAACGCATCTGGAGAGACGACCACAGAGGCTCTGTTCAGGATTTCGGACGTCCACCAAACTACGTTCCCAAACATCCGGTCTCACTCGGAGGCAGCAG CCCTGCACTGATGAATGTCTTCCTCCTGGAGGTCCATCCGTCCCTCTGCCTGGCTTCTGCAGTCTATCACAGCTTAATTCAGGCTCACACAGAAATCTGTCAGCTGCACCGAGCTGCCAGCATCTCCGACAAGCTCGCCCTGCGACAGAGGCTCCTGCAGCAGGCCCTGCAGAGCTGGAACACCCTGGCCTCACCTGGAGCCTCCTACAGCTCTCAGATACAGAAGGAT ctgttctcagatgtgttttttgaggacCCGGTTTCGGTCCAGAACGTGGGACTGTCGTTGGTGAGatctgcagaggagacagacatgATGCAGGGAAGAGAGAAGCAGCTGTACGCCGTGGAGACTTTCTCCAAGCTGCTGGAGCTCGTCACCATCCGCCATCGCCTGCTGGAGGCAGCCTCGGAGACGGCACACCTGGCTCA GTTGTACAGAAACGTGGCTTCAGAGCTCGGCTTCGACGACTTCCACCTTCACCTGAGGCCGGTGCAGTTCGAGGTCGCtgaacagaaagacaaagtaGAGCAGAGGCCTGTTTTCATCACAGCGATACTGGAGGACGACAGCTGTGTGGACAG GTTCAGCCCGTCCCACCTGCCCCTGAGCATCCAGGAGCTGGATGAGAACCAGATCGGGAGGTTCAGCTTCAGCTCAGAGGAGGCTGTCGTTCAT CTCCTGAACAGACACAGCGTGGAGAACCTCCAGGTGACTCTGGCCTGTCAGGTGGCGCAGAAGAACGCTTTAATCAGCGCGGTGAAGCTGGTTTGTCTTTGTCGCCGGGCGGAGAGTGTGACGCCTTCAGCCGAG CGTGATGCGGCCCTTCATCCcgataaagatttaaaaatcgACTACAAATGTGAAAGCGGCGCAGACAAACAGCGGGAGAAATCAGACTCTTCGCCCTCCGAAGGCTCGGCAAGAACTCCCACCACGACCAGGGAGAG GCTGATGGAAGCTTTTGTGTCCATCCAGCTGGAAAAAGTGGGCCTGCGTGACGAGATGCTGAATTCATTTATGAAGAAGAAGCGGGCCGCGGGGGGTCTGATAAGAACCCCA GAAGAAGCTGCAGCGATCAAGAGGAGGCTCGTCGTCGACTTTCTCAAGAC attCAGCGCTCAGATATCTCAGTACTCTGTGAGAGCGCAGATTGTTGCGTATTACTTCAGTCTGTCCTCCCTTCTGGACGACGTCCCCTCCGTCCGTCAGTCCCACTTCATGATCGGAAAAGCTGGCGAGCCAAAAGTCTCTCTGGACTCGGGCGCTGACCTTTGCCCCGACCCCAG GACGTTTCAGCGTCGGCcgcagcagctgctgtctgcagacGGAAAGACTCTCCTCAACCTGTGGTTCATCCCGCACTTCTCTCAAGTGCTCCacatgtttaaaacactgagtGTTTCA GCCTGTAGCGCTGCTCTCCATCACACTCTGCAGATAGTTTCAGCTCTACATGACATCACTTATTACCTGGTTAGTTTCTCCAGActggggaacacaggtgaggacGTACCAGGCTCACTGGCAGCTGACTGGGGAGGCACTCAAGGCATCA gatcagagctgctggagaTCCAGCGTCAGGTCGACCGTCTGTCTGCTCCCAGCAGCCCCGAGTGTGTCGGCCGTCTGCTGCAGCTGCGCCGGCAGgtcctcctgctgcagtttgatgCTGCAGTCAGACATCTCATCAG GGAGGCGTTCCTCTCCTCCGGTGATGTCGCCTCTTACCAGAGCGTGAGCGACAACATGGCGGCCGCCCTCCCCCTGCTGAGCGACAGCATCCAGCCTGACGTGTTCAGTCTCACGCTGCCCGTTCCTCCACCTCTAGAGGCTCGAGGCCATCAG gcGCAGAGGATGTATCCGTGGAGAAGCTTCATGGCCTGTCAGGGATtgttccctctgtctgtttgggACGTCCCTCCCATCGAAGACTGCATGCAGGTTCAACATCTC ctgtgtctgaGCGGTCTGAGCGAGCGCAGCAGACTGCAGGCCAACGCTGCGATGCTCGGCGTGTCGCTGCTCATGGAGGACGTCCTGAACGGCGGAGGAGAGGCAGAGCCCGTCCGTCTCCATGGCAACGGAGACGACCTTCTGCATGATGGAAAACCTAATGAA CGGGATGAACTCTGTTTGgaagctgaggaagaagatgaaggagtGTCAGACTCCATGTCTCCTCTCCGGGACCCCATCAGAGTCCAGTCGGTGCTGAAAGGTTTCCTCCTGCTGTTGAAGCAGCTCCAGGTGTTCAAGGAGAGCTGGGCACGCAGACGTCTGGCTGTCCAGATGTTCAGGACGTCCAGTTTGTACCAGCAGTTCGTGAAACTCTACAG AGCTGAGATCTTTCACCCCAGTATGAGGGCTCTGGCTCAACACCTGGGCACAGAGCAGGACTACGAGCTCTTACTCTCTGGCAGCCAGTCTCTCCTGTCGCCCCCCGGAGCCTCGGAGCTCGATGTGAAAACCTGGCAG CTCCACAAACTGCTGGAGAGCTGCGAGTGTGACATGATCAGAGCGACGCAGAGGAGGATCAACAGAGAGCTGACGCTGGTGGTGTCCGAGAGGACTCGACAGGACTCAGGCCTCCCGACAG agctgTGGAAGAAAGCACCCCTGAAGTACAGTTTGTCTCCCGAGAGGCCGCAGATTGTCGAGACGTTCAtccagcagctgatggagggagCTGAGGAGGCGGAGGGACAG CTGATGGTCCCTCACGATCGCCTCCAGCGGAGTCTCACTCAGCTCGGCTGCTCCCTGATGGAGCGAGAGCGTCGCAGCTTCCTGCTTTACTCCCAGTTTTATGAGCAGATCCTGCAGCAGGAGACTCAGCTGCTGCGTCAGAGAGAACAG GATCTAAAGAATTGCACCAACTCCAAGACGAGCAACGCTCACAATGAG GTGGCTGCTGTTTGTCGCGGGCTGATGTTGGAGGTCTCGGCGCTGCAGGCTCGGGTCGCTCACCTGGAACAAGAGAAGAGTTCTCTGGAGGAGAAGCTCAGTCTCACATTTAAAGAACGCTACGACCCTCTGGTCCGACACCTGTTCTCCACCTGCATCCAGCTCAAG GCCAGACTCGACCAGTACCGCCGACAGATGGAGCAGGATGTGAGCGAGATGGTGAACAGAGTCAGAGGCGAAGGAGTGGACAGAATTATAAAACTCAAGAAGACGTACGGCTGCACCACAGACAACGATGGACTCACCCTCACACAAGTAAAG AAAGAAGAAGTCCATGAGTTGCAGCTGGAGAACAGGCGGctggctgctctgctctgtaAGCTGAaggctctgagcagctggaggCGGCTGGTCGACCAGGAGAAACTTCACCGACAGCTGCTTCAGACTCAGCAG AGGGAGATTATCAGCCGCACCGAGGCTCTCAGAGTGAAGATGacctcagaggaggaggtggtgctcctgcaggaggagctggaggctgcGAGGGAGGTGTTGGCTCGCTGTCAGGCCGAGTGCAGCAGCACCAAGAGGCTGCTCAGCAGGAAG ACAGAGGAGCTCCAGGTGTCCAGGCATCAGTCGGCTCAGGAGGCCCGCAGCAGGCAGGAGCTGGACGGCTATCGAGTGCAGCGGCTGGAACAAATGAGAGCCGacatggaggacagagagaggcagctcAGGGagctcagccagcagctggaCAGAGGCAGCAGGATGAACCAGCTACAGCGGCAACGCAGCGCCAAAGAGATCCGACAG GTGAGGGGGCAGCTGCAACACGAGCTCAGCCTCAAACACGAAGCCTTCGAGCAGGTGGATAAACTGCAGAGCCAGGTGAGCGACATGGAGGCGGCTCTCTCCAGAAGCAACTCCACGGCAG GGCAAAGCAGGACTTATTACACGCTGTCAGTCAGCAGATTGAGCACTGGAGGTCCCTCAGCAG GTCTACACCGGGCCGGTCGGCAGCGGTCCGCCCCGCAGCTTGGCAGCCTCACAAACCACGCCACGCTTCAGGACTTTGCTGTGGAGCCAAGACACCAGAGAGCCGAAACAGCCAGGAGCCGCTCTACCACAAGAATAGACCGGCCGAAAGCA gaTCCAGCTCGCCTGCGTGTCGCGACCGCTGAGACGTCTCTACCAGACCTGTGA